In the Cryptococcus neoformans var. neoformans JEC21 chromosome 1, complete sequence genome, one interval contains:
- a CDS encoding glutamate-ammonia ligase, putative produces MSQLIATKRVDLLAPYLALDQGSRVQAEYIWIDAEGGIRSKTMTLDKAPSSVADLKEWNFDGSSTNQAPADNSDVFLRPVAIFKDPFRGGANILVLCECYDNDGTPNKSNYRAHCKKVMDAAKDTEPWFGLEQEYTLFDADGQVFGWPKNGFPGPQGPYYCGVGAGKVFARDFIEAHYRACLYAGIKISGINAEVMPSQWEFQVGPCTGIEMGDHLWMARFLLLRIGEEWGITPSLHPKPLKGDWNGAGCHSNYSTKDMRTPGKGMAAIEDAIKKLEKKHLEHIAVYGEDNDLRLTGKHETASMTTFSAGVANRGASIRIPRHVGAQGYGYLEDRRPASNVDPYRVTAILVETTVLNN; encoded by the exons ATGTCTCAACTAATTGCCACCAAGCGAgttgatcttcttgcccCTTACCTCGCCCTTGATCAGGGTTCTCGTGTTCAGGCCGAGT ACATCTGGATTGACGCTGAGGGAGGTATCCGAAGTAAGACCATGACTCTCGATAAGGCTCCTTCATCTGTTGCCGATCTCAAGGAGTGGAATTTCGACGGTTCTTCTACCAACCAGGCCCCTGCTGATAACTCTGATGTCTTCCTC CGTCCTGTTGCCATCTTCAAGGACCCCTTCCGAGGTGGCGCCAACATTCTCGTTCTCTGCGAATGTTACGACAACGACGGTACCCCTAACAAGTCCAACTACCGAGCTCACTGCAAGAAGGTGATGGACGCCGCCAAGGACACTGAGCCTTGGTTCGGTCTCGAGCAGGAGTACACTCTTTTTGACGCCGATGGTCAAGTCTTTGGCTGGCCCAAGAATGGTTTCCCCGGTCCTCAGGGTCCTTACTACTGTGGTGTCGGTGCCGGCAAGGTGTTTGCTCGTGATTTCATCGAGGCTCACTAC AGGGCTTGTCTCTACGCCGGTATCAAGATTTCCGGTATCAACGCCGAGGTCATGCCATCTCAGTGGGAGTTCCAGGTTGGTCCTTGTACTGGTATCGAGATGGGTGACCATCTCTGGATGGCCCGATTCCTCCTTCTTAGGATTGGTGAGGAGTGGGGTATCACT ccttctctccatcctaAGCCTCTGAAGGGTGATTGGAACGGTGCCGGTTGCCACTCCAACTACTCCACCAAGGACATGCGAACACCCGGTAAGGGTATGGCTGCTATCGAAGATGCCATCAAGAAGCTAGAAAAGAAGCACCTCGAACACATCGCGGTTTACGGTGAAGATAATGACTTGCGGTTGACCGGCAAGCATGAGACCGCATCAATGACCACCTTCTCTGCTGGTGTTGCCAACAGGGGTGCCTCTATTCGAATTCCCAGGCATGTCGGTGCGCAGGGTTACGGTTACCTTGAAGATCGTCGACCCGCCTCTAACGTTGACCCTTATCGAGTCACA GCCATCCTCGTCGAGACCACCGTTCTTAACAACtaa
- a CDS encoding expressed protein, with product MPPQPSHHGTARYGSLATHSGGLRGGKQPTKLEIESLASMDKPSYYDPPSSPSSSRSASPPPPSMMSNSGNKLVSGAQFMRRGKIYPWGPSFEVAKTNQHARKRLKLCLEQFMPPAAAEVNADIPANISGAEERRREKKRKREEEKEYILPHLRSPSPPMSTAKLASLLALPQTYTDLLLNPAMRHSLGNDNMEQGLQRTAGELLEGEKPLLQALGRLRDVVRVLERDVPVAKPRAQADRDAVPSSTANGNDNLSQSYPHLIPPLPHISDTDNLWRVTQELLSQPGQAQSVPVPTLTYSATPPGAAAPSLDSIAEPEPIPTPLQRLFTCPSGITLHAVPSASHPGYAYPQGHSLHPQTVKYNLDLKNQCRAVDDAWERISELLADCNEYRERLEEARDRVADVARVRKRVWRTIKERAGWELERESKP from the exons ATGCCTCCTCAGCCGTCGCACCATGGGACCGCTCGATATGGCTCGCTTGCGACGCATTCGGGTGGATTACGAGGTGGAAAGCAGCCCACAAAGCTAGAGATAGA ATCACTTGCCTCCATGGACAAGCCCTCTTACTATGATCCTCCTagctctccttcatcttcccgtTCCGCTTCCCCTCCGCCTCCGAGCATGATGTCTAACTCTGGTAATAAACTTGTTTCAGGCGCCCAGTTCATGCGACGAGGTAAAATATACCCGTGGGGCCCCTCATTCGAGGTCGCAAAGACTAATCAACACGCCCGCAAGCGCCTTAAGCTTTGTTTAGAGCAGTTCATGCCCCCCGCTGCCGCTGAAGTTAATGCCGATATCCCCGCAAATATATCTGGTGCAGAGGAGAGACGTcgcgagaagaagaggaagagggaagaggaaaaagagtaCATTTTACCCCATCTTCGGAGTCCCTCACCCCCTATGTCGACCGCCAAACTCGCCAGtcttctcgcccttccACAGACCTACACTGACTTGTTGTTGAATCCCGCTATGAGACACTCGTTGGGCAACGACAACATGGAACAAGGACTGCAACGGACAGCAGGAGAGTTGttagaaggagaaaagccCCTATTACAGGCCCTTGGGAGATTAAGGGACGTTGTGAGGGTACTGGAACGTGACGTTCCAGTGGCCAAACCCAGAGCCCAGGCTGACAGGGACGCTGTGCCTTCATCAACAGCCAACGGAAATGACAATCTTAGTCAGTCCTACCCTCACCttattcctcctcttcctcatatCTCCGACACCGATAACCTTTGGCGGGTAACCCAAGAGCTCCTCTCTCAGCCGGGCCAGGCGCAGTCTGTACCTGTTCCTACTCTGACGTATAGCGCTACTCCTCCCGGAGCTGCTGCACCTTCTCTTGATTCCATCGCGGAGCCGGAACCCATCCCCACTCCTCTCCAACGCCTGTTCACTTGCCCATCAGGCATTACACTTCACGCGGTCCCGAGTGCTTCCCATCCTGGCTACGCCTATCCTCAAGGCCACtcgcttcatcctcaaactgTCAAGTACAATCTTGACCTCAAGAATCAATGCCGTGCTGTGGACGATGCGTGGGAGAGGATTTCGGAGCTGCTGGCGGACTGCAATGAGTACCGAGAACGcttggaagaggcgagAGATCGAGTGGCTGATGTAGCGAGGGTCAGAAAGAGGGTTTGGAGAACGATCAAGGAGCGAGCTGGATGGGAGTTGGAAAGGGAATCAAAACCGTAG
- a CDS encoding expressed protein, with translation MLLANYGSDSGSDSESEAPVAPPPKPAPISAASSSSKVPQPKKKKPVKITLDLPKASDGSEDEKNVGNNVEMGEDERETKRAKLPKGGKGTSSLLGMLPPPKRKLPQSSTLATKGTGLTVNKAMARPQLPAPPRVIDEDSDDEDSVPKVRDMLPASLARKQQKMESKEEVIDVFGLKTASAPLAKPTIATPSLKPPSISSAPVAPDFVPPEPTANDPYPGYYQLPSGEWRAYDPDYYHSFFHSSAPVSDKQDADDGRVGRHWDAFEKGQFQGQVLDIDANKDLAEARAEEERRALMKKPKLPGEEFVYQPKGQVKGLASQRHQLTSLLNTAYSQREELEERIAANKKGMRAAGTKYGF, from the exons ATGCTGCTCGCGAATTATGGCTCCGACTCTGGCTCAGACTCAGAGTCTGAAGCTCCTGTCGCTCCGCCACCCAAACCAGCCCCCATAtctgctgcttcttcatcttcaaaagtCCCACAGCctaagaagaagaagccggTAAAGATTACTTTGGATTTACCCAAAGCAAGCGATGGTTCCGAAGACGAAAAGAACGTCGGGAATAATGTTGAAATgggcgaagatgaaagagaaacgAAAAGGGCAAAGTTACCCAAAGGTGGAAAGGGTACATCTTCTTTACTGGGCATGCTCCCCCCTCCTAAGCGCAAGTTGCCTCAGTCATCAACTTTGGCTACTAAGGGAACAGGTTTGACTGTAAATAAAGCCATGGCTCGACCACAACTACCTGCTCCACCGAGAGTTATCGATGAAGATAGCGACGATGAAGACAGTGTCCCTAAAGTGCGCGATATGTTACCTGCGTCCCTCGCTCGTAAACAGcaaaagatggaaagtaAGGAAGAGGTTATTGACGTGTTCGGACTGA AAACGGCCTCAGCACCGCTGGCCAAACCGACGATCGCCACTCCTTCACTCAAGCCGCCATCCATTTCCTCTGCGCCCGTCGCGCCTGACTTTGTCCCCCCCGAACCTACAGCCAACGACCCATATCCGGGGTATTATCAGCTCCCTTCCGGAGAATGGCGGGCATACGATCCTGATTACTatcattccttcttccattcaTCTGCTCCAGTGTCGGACAAACaagatgctgatgatggaCGGGTGGGCAGACATTGGGATGCTTTCGAGAAGGGGCAGTTCCAAGGCCAAGTGTTGGATATCGATGCGAACAAGGATTTGGCAGAGGCCcgagcagaagaagaaaggagagcattgatgaagaagccgaagcTTCCCGGGGAAGAGTTTGTCTATCAG CCAAAGGGCCAAGTCAAGGGCCTTGCCTCCCAACGACACCAGCTTACGTCGCTGCTCAATACGGCTTACTCTCAGCGggaggagttggaagagagaatcGCAGCAAACAAGAAAGGCATGCGTGCCGCAGGTACCAAATATG GATTTTAA